The Nitrosopumilus cobalaminigenes genome contains a region encoding:
- a CDS encoding response regulator, protein MGRIVLVVEDDVDLIGIYKEILELHEFNVETAMNGEEGVQKFIDCKPSLVIMDGDMPILDGYQAFKQIKTIDTNANVVIVTGFSEFEPKSQEAIKEGLIKVISKPLGVDELLALAKKYTEIKVEE, encoded by the coding sequence ATGGGTAGAATAGTACTAGTAGTAGAAGATGATGTAGATTTAATTGGAATTTACAAGGAGATTTTGGAATTACATGAATTTAATGTAGAAACTGCAATGAATGGAGAAGAAGGAGTTCAAAAATTCATTGACTGTAAACCATCTTTAGTAATAATGGATGGAGATATGCCAATACTAGATGGTTATCAAGCTTTCAAACAAATCAAAACAATTGATACAAATGCAAATGTCGTGATTGTTACAGGATTTTCAGAATTTGAACCAAAAAGTCAAGAAGCAATCAAAGAGGGATTAATCAAAGTAATTTCAAAACCGTTAGGAGTAGATGAATTACTTGCTCTAGCAAAAAAGTATACAGAAATCAAAGTAGAAGAATAA
- a CDS encoding class I SAM-dependent methyltransferase — protein MNYNKEFWNKYSDENEARYNEEFSKFVRDLAISLRCTSVLEVGCGTGIDLRLFPDTFQIQGIDLNDKALKIAKEKTTIANFKKGDITKLPFEDSSIDFVFTHGLMNYLDDDAVEKGVAEMFRVSKRWIMNCEKFNEEEKQIDENQKFRNMQKKWLDYKVKFVSNVDMHEDIEPDKPRFTLLKKL, from the coding sequence ATGAATTACAATAAAGAATTCTGGAATAAGTATTCAGATGAAAATGAAGCACGATATAACGAAGAATTTTCAAAATTTGTAAGAGATTTAGCAATTTCATTACGTTGCACAAGTGTATTAGAAGTAGGCTGTGGTACAGGAATTGATTTAAGACTATTTCCAGATACATTTCAAATTCAAGGAATTGATCTAAATGATAAAGCATTAAAAATTGCTAAAGAAAAAACAACAATTGCAAATTTTAAAAAAGGCGACATCACCAAACTTCCTTTTGAGGATTCATCAATAGATTTTGTTTTTACTCATGGATTGATGAATTATTTAGATGATGATGCGGTAGAAAAAGGAGTAGCAGAGATGTTTAGAGTTTCTAAAAGATGGATTATGAATTGTGAAAAATTCAATGAAGAAGAAAAGCAGATCGATGAAAATCAAAAGTTTAGAAACATGCAAAAGAAATGGCTTGATTACAAGGTAAAATTTGTCAGTAATGTCGACATGCATGAAGATATTGAACCTGACAAGCCTAGATTCACTCTACTGAAAAAACTCTAG
- a CDS encoding COX15/CtaA family protein, whose product MAIQYLALTTMIILYSLMFIGGYISAAGLGLTCPEWPLCPNGIMPSEEYLIEWIHRTIAATTGVLIIATMVASLINKNSDLKIKITSSLATALVITQITLGALVIDTKLHAVLVAIHLGIGIWLFAMVLLTTLFAFRISKSSKSITA is encoded by the coding sequence TTGGCTATACAATATCTTGCATTAACAACAATGATTATTTTATATTCATTGATGTTTATTGGTGGGTATATTTCTGCTGCAGGACTGGGATTGACTTGTCCTGAGTGGCCTTTATGTCCAAATGGAATAATGCCTTCTGAAGAATATCTAATTGAATGGATTCATAGAACGATTGCTGCAACCACTGGAGTCTTGATAATTGCAACTATGGTTGCAAGTTTGATTAACAAGAACTCTGACTTAAAAATAAAAATTACAAGCTCTCTTGCAACTGCATTAGTAATTACACAAATTACACTAGGCGCCTTAGTAATTGATACAAAACTACATGCTGTATTAGTTGCAATTCATTTGGGAATTGGAATTTGGTTATTTGCTATGGTGTTGTTAACTACTCTATTTGCATTTAGAATTTCAAAGTCTTCTAAATCTATCACTGCTTAG
- a CDS encoding sensor histidine kinase — translation MSQKDTISTSLLENPKKIVISLILVLLSITLIYQTRPFLDDSQFSLIAIPAYAIFPGVVTLYASILAIKLHKQKNFESKGYAMFAVAAAFWFIAEQIWQLYDHVWEGEPFPSEADIFYVASYPLITAFLFLSLKPVIKKVPRNVWLFAIGLAFSLLVPSVLAAYDDMFEEDAFPTIIALTYPVLSAIVLVPAIVGILFLAKQGASLSWMLILFGFIIYGVSDIFFLFAELDGAYYDGHPVDLMYLYSYTLIIFAFHVRLKIANLPTSENRTIFFTESIKFETISKFGIPLTVAIVSMIILISIVHSIFIETDDQTSTQNIMLGVVAMLAVFAAIVITINKNLSRLVKMRTNELVEQRDNLENLVEEKTHEILKSERLSAIGELSGRLAHDLRNPLSVMKMSIDLIKQSPADSKISDANVTKRIDLIEKSIDRISHQVDDVLGYVRNSPLNLVNVSLVELVQSSLDKVNIPKDVQVKISKKDVHIDCDAVKLDAVFINLIINSIQAMHEGGKIDIVISDQDNVAILKFVDSGDGIPDENIEKIFEPLFTTKQKGTGLGLASCKNIIEQHQGEISVSNNPTTFTIILPKILSVQNIKLQSK, via the coding sequence ATGAGTCAAAAAGATACAATTTCCACATCATTACTGGAAAATCCAAAAAAAATTGTCATTAGTTTGATTCTTGTATTGTTGAGTATTACGTTAATTTATCAAACAAGACCTTTTCTAGACGACTCTCAATTTTCTTTGATAGCTATTCCAGCATATGCTATTTTTCCAGGAGTAGTCACTTTGTATGCATCTATTCTTGCTATTAAATTACATAAGCAGAAAAATTTTGAATCAAAAGGATATGCAATGTTTGCTGTAGCAGCAGCATTTTGGTTTATTGCAGAACAAATTTGGCAACTATATGATCATGTATGGGAGGGTGAACCATTTCCATCTGAGGCAGATATTTTTTACGTTGCATCTTATCCTCTAATTACTGCGTTTCTTTTCCTATCGTTAAAACCTGTGATAAAAAAAGTTCCTAGAAATGTTTGGTTATTTGCAATAGGACTGGCATTTTCATTATTGGTTCCTTCTGTGTTAGCTGCATATGATGACATGTTTGAAGAAGATGCATTTCCTACTATTATTGCTCTTACATATCCTGTTCTAAGTGCAATTGTTTTGGTTCCTGCAATCGTAGGTATACTGTTTCTTGCAAAACAAGGAGCAAGTCTTTCTTGGATGTTGATTTTATTTGGTTTTATAATATATGGAGTTTCAGATATTTTCTTCCTCTTTGCTGAACTTGACGGTGCATATTATGACGGACATCCAGTTGACTTGATGTATCTTTATAGTTACACTCTGATCATTTTTGCTTTTCATGTTAGATTGAAAATTGCAAATTTACCTACATCAGAAAATAGAACTATATTTTTTACTGAAAGTATCAAATTTGAAACAATTAGTAAATTTGGAATTCCATTAACTGTTGCTATTGTCAGTATGATTATACTCATCTCTATTGTTCACTCTATTTTTATAGAAACAGATGATCAAACGTCCACTCAAAACATAATGTTGGGTGTTGTAGCAATGTTAGCTGTATTTGCAGCAATTGTAATTACTATTAACAAAAATCTTTCACGCCTAGTAAAAATGAGAACTAATGAGCTAGTAGAACAACGGGATAATCTTGAAAATCTTGTTGAAGAAAAAACCCATGAAATTCTCAAATCTGAAAGATTGTCTGCAATTGGTGAATTATCTGGTCGTCTTGCACATGACTTGAGAAATCCCCTTTCTGTAATGAAAATGTCCATTGACTTAATCAAGCAAAGTCCAGCAGATTCTAAAATATCTGATGCTAATGTAACTAAACGAATTGATTTGATAGAAAAGAGTATTGATAGAATATCTCATCAAGTTGATGATGTTTTAGGATATGTCAGAAACTCTCCACTAAACTTGGTAAATGTGTCATTAGTTGAACTTGTTCAAAGCTCTCTAGATAAAGTAAATATTCCAAAAGATGTGCAAGTTAAAATTTCTAAAAAAGATGTTCATATTGATTGTGATGCAGTAAAACTCGATGCTGTATTTATCAATCTTATAATAAATTCAATTCAGGCAATGCATGAAGGAGGAAAAATTGACATTGTCATAAGTGATCAAGATAATGTTGCAATTTTGAAATTTGTTGATTCTGGGGATGGAATTCCAGATGAAAACATAGAAAAAATCTTTGAACCATTATTTACAACTAAACAAAAGGGCACTGGATTGGGTTTGGCAAGTTGTAAAAACATTATAGAGCAGCATCAAGGAGAAATCTCAGTTTCAAATAATCCAACAACATTTACTATCATATTGCCAAAAATATTATCTGTACAAAACATAAAACTACAATCAAAATAA
- a CDS encoding SRPBCC family protein: MTLVTKSIDIKTPVENVFTYFARPEHVSDQIKNDAVGMTVVPMDIKEGMGVGTTFRIIGDFSGKRLEWDCETTEFIRNEKITAKQIEGPFKSWQITNEFKALGNNLTRVTMSVDYDMPFGPLGAILDKAKFAKSAEKGMETALYNVRGLLEGNGSIPVYITLDAYQKLLAEKKKMNDVPVSTALTAIIEKYNEIEAEAQN; encoded by the coding sequence TTGACCCTCGTAACAAAATCAATCGATATCAAAACACCTGTAGAGAATGTTTTCACCTACTTTGCAAGACCAGAACATGTTTCTGATCAAATCAAAAATGACGCAGTAGGTATGACAGTCGTTCCTATGGACATCAAAGAAGGAATGGGTGTAGGTACAACCTTTAGAATTATCGGTGACTTTAGCGGTAAACGTTTAGAGTGGGATTGTGAGACAACTGAATTCATTAGAAATGAAAAAATTACTGCCAAACAAATTGAAGGTCCTTTCAAATCTTGGCAAATTACTAACGAATTCAAAGCATTAGGTAATAATCTTACAAGAGTAACCATGTCAGTAGATTATGATATGCCATTTGGTCCTTTAGGAGCAATCTTGGATAAAGCAAAATTTGCAAAATCTGCTGAAAAAGGAATGGAAACAGCTCTATACAACGTTAGAGGATTACTAGAAGGAAATGGTTCAATTCCAGTGTACATTACACTAGATGCATACCAAAAACTCCTAGCCGAAAAGAAAAAGATGAACGATGTTCCAGTTTCAACTGCACTTACAGCAATCATTGAAAAGTACAATGAAATTGAAGCAGAAGCACAAAACTAA